In Leishmania panamensis strain MHOM/PA/94/PSC-1 chromosome 13 sequence, the genomic stretch taaccctaaccctaacccgcGGCGTGTATCGCGGCGGCATGAACTCGTGGAAATAAATTTCGTAGCTTTAACTACGGAAACACCACGAACACACTTTATTGGTGTTTGCCGAGCAGCGCAGTAGTGCAGTAGTCTGCAGcatgcagctgcgtcacgcAAGTCCCTGCGAGCGACGGTCTGTAGGTGGTGAGCGGTGTAGACGAGAATGACGCCTTTGCGAGATGCACCTTGCGCTGGGGCCACGTAGCGAGAATGGGGACGTTCTTGAGACGGCATTCATTCAACCTGAAGTACTCCAGTGTTTGCGAATACGGACCTTTTATGGGAACCTCGTTATGTTCATTTCTGAAGTGTTGATGCAGAGCACATGCTGTGGCAGGTCACAACTCACAAGACCGTGGGGTGATGCCTTTTGCAGCCATGTAGCGCCACGTACTCCCGGGTAGTGACGGCGTCGAGAACATCGATGCTGTTTACGCTTGTGGCGGAGAGATCAATGCTTTTGTGAGCCTTCAGCGCCGACAGTGTAGGGGTGCTACTCAATATTTTGCGGTTGCTTGGATTCAAAATCTGCTGTagaaggcagcggcgcagtgcaAGGGGTCCACCGAGGGCTGTGTGCATCACGTCCAGTCCCCTGGTGTTAAACATTTTGACAAGCGCCGACAAGATGCCATGTCCACGTATGCACTCAGTACCAGCCTCTCGTGGTGGCTGTACGGAATGAGCCTATCGAAACTGATGGTGCGCGTCGAGAATGTTGTGACCCCTCTCATGTTTGGCGCCATTGAAAGTGGGCACGTCAAGTTAAAGGTTGCGcaagaagaaacgaggaCGGTGCAAAGGAGCTTATGCTTCACCTGTGCATTGGACAGCGGCTAATGGGGGGTGTGGAAACGGGAACTACACTTCGATGGCGCAGGCGAGGCGAGGCGCAGACAACTGCAAACACGGAGGAATGCGCGGCATCTTTGATCCTCATTTATGAGAGTGTATGGAGTGTCGCAGTGATCCGTGAACAGCTTGGCTTCAGCAGTGGCGCCACCCGATGCTGGAGATGACGACGTTTTGATGCGCCAGAAGGCGTCCAGACCTCTAGTGGCCCGAAGCCTCTTGAGCCAGGCTCCAGCGCGTTGCAAGGATGGGAGGCACCGCACACGACCAGTGGGGCCGTtatggagagagaaaaagtcATTGAGAACGGAAGTGGGCAAAGCAGGAAGTGTTGACTACTCTGTAGTGTTACGGTCGACTAACGTTGGCTATGGTGACTTGTTCTTGACGCTGCTGGTGGAGCTCGCTACGCCATCAGCAAGATAGTCTGGCGACTAAGGGAGGCACACCTTCGAGAGCGCTAATTCCTCACTTGGTGAGAGTGGCCGAAACCAGTTTTGCGAATGCAGATGCCAAACTCGGAATCCATCACGCGATGAGCTGCGTCTACATGTGGGCCACTGAGAGCAGGGTTACCCTCTGCAAGTGGCAAGGTTGCCCCCgccttgccgctgccgcttccttcCTGTTGAATGGCACAGAAGGCAGTGGTCATTGGTGCATCACAGTGTTGTTGCGAGTGCTGTAGTACCTTGCTCTGTGCCCTTGTAGCATGCTGAGGGAGACTACCGGAATGGACGGTGCGGGGAGCTTCGATGTGCGGGTGCTGCTCGCGGTTGAATAGGCGGAAGTCATAGAGCTGTAGCACGTCGAGAGCAAACGgtcacatgcacacgcggTGAGAAATCCGGAGAAACAATAGAagagcagagggaggagaaacaaacaagGCTCAAGATGTTGCGACAACGTGGAGAAGAGCTGCTGTCTCGTTCAGCACTGTCACTCGACAAAAGCGGAGGCAACACATCGAATACGCAGGGTGGCCGTAATGAAGAGGCCGCACTTGCATCACTCCTCGATGTCTTTCTGAACACACAACATCGAGGCAGTTAGGAATGCGACAGAAgcgggaaagggagagaaaaaagcagTGCGCCAACGAAGGCAAGAGCACACACTGCGGCACGTACCAAAGGACTGCAACCCACTTTGCACTCTCAGACGGCTGAACGCCGCGCACCAGTATTCCACCCATAACGCTCGCTGGGTGCTAGCCGGGGAGCTAAGCGTGCGTGCTGGCGCACGTCGCGCACAACACGATGATGCCATCCTCCCCACAACTAACCTCATACGGCCCCTCCACTTTGACATCTGTGATGGGCAAACGATgcaacggcagctgcgcagcgtagCGGACGAGGTTGCCGTTGATGCCCGCCTGAGAGAGGTAGAGGTTGCCGCTACGGGGCGCctcagctgcgcgcgcgggGATGACCGGCTTCGATGCGCGGTCGCGCAAGCGAAGATTCCAAAAGTAGAGGCACCCGTCTTCGCCACCGCTGAAGAGCTCTGCGTCAGTGTTGCCGAAAGACGTGGGGGAGCGCGCCTTGGTATTGTCCTCGGTACCGGTGAAACGATAGGGAAGCAGCTCACCTGTCAGAATGTCCCACATGCGCATCAGCCCTCCGCGGTAGGATGCCAAGAGAAAGGTCGAGGAGGGCGACACCGCCAACGAGCAAATCTCCATCGCAATGGGCGACACAAGCGACGCTGTCAGGACGCCAGTGGAGACGTCAACGACTCGAATGGTGCCGTCCTTGGACGCGGCGAAGTAGCTGGTGCCTGTGCGGTTGAGCACAAGGGAGACGACGCCGTGGTTGCTGAAGAGGTGCTCATACAGCTTTGTGCTGGTGTTGAGATCCCAGACACAGACGGTGCCCTCGGACAGCCCGGTCACGGCGAGGGTCCCGCATGGAAAGAAGCAGCCGGCGTACACGTCAGCGGCGTGTGTAAAGACACAGGTGACGCAGTCACTTGcaagcgctgcggcgccgccgtcaagGAGAGGCTGGACGTTCAGCACGAGGGTCTGACAGCTGCCCCAGCACAGCAGCTTTGTGCCGTTGCGCCTCAAGTCTCGTATAGGGCGCTTGTGGTGATACAGCAGCTGGGCCTTATCTGCCGCGTGAGACTCAAACGAGGGCGCAGAAGCGTCGCTGTTGCACAGAGGTCCAGTTGGGATCCAAAGCACGGCACCAGTGTCCGTCGCTGCCACGACAGCGCCGTGGCTGAGAAAAGGCTGACACGCGGTCAGCTTCACACATTGCCTCACATCGCCAGGCGCCAGAGCAGGAAAGGTGCTCCGAACGAGAGCGCTAGTGTCGATGGAGATAAAGGGCTCCGTGGCCGGCAGCTGCGACTCaaggggggcagagagggaggtaaTGGTGGTGCGCGGAAGGCGCCGCACAAGATCCGGGTGTTGATGGGACAGGAGTTCGTAGGAGAAGGACTGCTGGAAGATGGTGTGCAGCGGCCGCGTCAGCTCCACCGGCGGCGGTATGCACACGTTTCCATGTCGGCAATAGTTCGAGTAATCGACGCTTCCCACCTGCGTGCGGATGTGCTGCAGAAGCTGTGCACGTCCAAGCTCGGCGGTCCAGCCGCGGTACTCTGGGTAAACGTTGCTGCTCTCCGCCACGGTCTTGCATGTCAGCAGATATGTGAGCTTCTGGAAGTGCTCGCGACTGATGGAACGTTCGAATGGCTTAATGCTGCGCatgaagaaggcgaaggtgCGCTGATCATTGTCCTTTTCGACCAGCTCCatgtactgctgctgtgctagCAAGAACGGAAGGGAGCGCACCAGCAAGGCTGCCGGCGACGTCCCCTCCAGTTTCAGACCACTCTTTGTGGCCGCCTTTGTTTGGAGCTTCTTGAGGCTCCTCTGGGCACTATCCCAGCTGCTCTCCTCTACAGCGCGGCTCAGGCTCCGCAGCGTCTTGCGCAGGTAGTGCTCACCTCGGAACTGGCTCGTGGCCTCCTCCCGCAG encodes the following:
- a CDS encoding hypothetical protein (TriTrypDB/GeneDB-style sysID: LpmP.13.0010), producing MSFQAVPSSGGLSDAGGPARAAFTPTSIVDIEPNDVTRSEMVQIIVTWLIEAGFTSSAQILREEATSQFRGEHYLRKTLRSLSRAVEESSWDSAQRSLKKLQTKAATKSGLKLEGTSPAALLVRSLPFLLAQQQYMELVEKDNDQRTFAFFMRSIKPFERSISREHFQKLTYLLTCKTVAESSNVYPEYRGWTAELGRAQLLQHIRTQVGSVDYSNYCRHGNVCIPPPVELTRPLHTIFQQSFSYELLSHQHPDLVRRLPRTTITSLSAPLESQLPATEPFISIDTSALVRSTFPALAPGDVRQCVKLTACQPFLSHGAVVAATDTGAVLWIPTGPLCNSDASAPSFESHAADKAQLLYHHKRPIRDLRRNGTKLLCWGSCQTLVLNVQPLLDGGAAALASDCVTCVFTHAADVYAGCFFPCGTLAVTGLSEGTVCVWDLNTSTKLYEHLFSNHGVVSLVLNRTGTSYFAASKDGTIRVVDVSTGVLTASLVSPIAMEICSLAVSPSSTFLLASYRGGLMRMWDILTGELLPYRFTGTEDNTKARSPTSFGNTDAELFSGGEDGCLYFWNLRLRDRASKPVIPARAAEAPRSGNLYLSQAGINGNLVRYAAQLPLHRLPITDVKVEGPYEVSCGEDGIIVLCATCASTHA